One segment of Anatilimnocola aggregata DNA contains the following:
- a CDS encoding dihydrofolate reductase family protein: MTKVVLFIATSLDGFIASPDGTVDWLFHDADYGYTEFMASIDAVVMGRKTWEQAKTFEAVPFAGKTVFVLARSNTSTADERIRFVQGEAPQILHQIRAEATKDIWLVGGGDVIQQFIAHDLIDEYRIFVHPVILGSGLPLFLPQAKMTTLSFVSNTPFQSGLIEMRYKRKA; this comes from the coding sequence ATGACGAAAGTCGTCCTCTTCATCGCCACCAGCCTCGACGGCTTCATCGCCAGTCCAGACGGAACCGTCGATTGGCTATTCCATGATGCCGACTACGGCTACACCGAGTTCATGGCGTCGATAGATGCTGTGGTAATGGGTCGCAAGACTTGGGAGCAAGCGAAGACGTTTGAGGCCGTTCCTTTTGCGGGCAAGACGGTATTTGTCCTCGCTCGATCAAACACCAGCACCGCCGACGAAAGGATTCGTTTTGTTCAAGGCGAAGCCCCGCAGATTCTCCACCAGATTCGTGCGGAAGCGACAAAGGACATCTGGCTGGTCGGCGGCGGCGATGTCATCCAGCAGTTCATCGCCCACGATCTGATCGACGAGTATCGTATCTTCGTGCATCCAGTCATCCTGGGTTCGGGACTGCCGCTCTTCCTGCCGCAGGCGAAAATGACCACGCTGTCGTTCGTGAGCAACACGCCGTTTCAAAGTGGATTGATCGAAATGAGATACAAAAGGAAGGCATGA
- a CDS encoding Kelch repeat-containing protein: protein MIRFATVLITVLAVGLTVFAQDKKGPLADLPSKPGAHIEKIKSLGDNEWLELGVPAPDPKWGKARGSSWGAKALILAPDKRGAFLFGEGVHAYVKPDGHSMDDLWFYDINAHAWMCLYPGMNTKTFTQRVKDKELLLDERGQLIDKEKQPIPLHTLVHAWGFLTYDSDRNKFAFISWNGLGNKIPRYFLGGEKQMDEGLKLLEEELKGKKELVYSPWFYDVATCRFERTVASNTTPINAGGFPQFHYLPSKKQFFAVGSDTVAIYDPAKNQWSDAKPKGPSPKGYDACGCYDSKRGRFYRNDGDDSKGEGLMAYDIESNSWSHLKPTGTAPPPANTNAAFYEYDARIDIVVAIHFKGKSPGIFVYDPNTNSWADPIPFPADGPKFQYAANTFFDRELNAYFCHVAGDSSDNGVMWVYRHKK, encoded by the coding sequence ATGATTCGTTTTGCGACCGTACTAATCACAGTCTTGGCTGTGGGCCTGACCGTGTTTGCCCAGGACAAGAAAGGGCCGCTTGCCGATCTGCCGAGCAAACCTGGGGCGCACATCGAGAAGATCAAGTCGCTCGGCGACAACGAATGGCTGGAACTTGGCGTCCCTGCCCCAGACCCCAAGTGGGGCAAGGCACGGGGAAGCTCGTGGGGCGCTAAAGCCTTGATCCTCGCACCGGATAAGCGGGGAGCATTCCTGTTCGGCGAAGGCGTCCACGCCTACGTCAAGCCCGATGGTCACAGCATGGACGACCTGTGGTTTTACGACATTAACGCCCACGCCTGGATGTGCCTCTATCCCGGTATGAACACGAAGACGTTCACGCAGCGAGTCAAGGACAAGGAACTGCTGCTCGATGAAAGAGGGCAGTTGATCGACAAAGAGAAGCAACCTATCCCGCTCCACACACTGGTTCATGCCTGGGGGTTCCTCACCTACGATTCCGACCGGAACAAATTCGCCTTCATTAGCTGGAACGGCCTGGGCAACAAGATTCCCCGCTACTTTCTGGGCGGCGAGAAGCAAATGGACGAAGGACTAAAGCTGCTTGAAGAAGAACTAAAAGGAAAGAAGGAACTGGTTTACTCTCCGTGGTTCTACGACGTGGCAACGTGCAGATTCGAGCGAACGGTGGCGAGCAACACCACCCCGATCAACGCTGGAGGGTTTCCACAGTTCCACTATCTCCCATCCAAGAAACAGTTCTTCGCTGTGGGGTCGGACACCGTGGCGATTTACGATCCGGCGAAGAACCAGTGGAGTGATGCCAAGCCAAAAGGTCCAAGCCCCAAGGGATACGATGCCTGCGGTTGTTACGATTCCAAGCGGGGCCGGTTCTACCGAAACGATGGTGACGATTCCAAAGGCGAAGGACTCATGGCGTATGACATCGAGAGTAATTCTTGGAGCCACCTGAAACCCACGGGAACTGCCCCGCCGCCAGCGAATACGAACGCTGCGTTCTACGAGTATGATGCTCGGATCGACATCGTGGTGGCGATCCACTTCAAGGGAAAGTCGCCCGGTATTTTTGTGTACGACCCAAACACGAATTCATGGGCAGACCCGATTCCCTTTCCGGCTGATGGACCCAAGTTTCAGTACGCTGCCAACACTTTCTTCGACCGGGAGTTGAACGCCTACTTCTGCCACGTCGCCGGTGACAGCAGCGACAATGGCGTGATGTGGGTGTATCGGCACAAGAAGTGA
- a CDS encoding cupin domain-containing protein — protein MPHPPILRKPNEGRTIAVVGDIYRFLATGEETDGKYAMWEAIVPPGGGPPPHVHSREEESFLILEGEITFTVGDERIVATAGTFANMPVGSLHSFKNATDKTARMIISVAPAGLEKMFLEVGVPVKLGEQPPPPSKAEIEKLLAVAPNYGVEIRVPGH, from the coding sequence ATGCCCCACCCACCAATCCTCCGCAAACCCAACGAAGGCCGCACCATCGCCGTCGTCGGTGACATCTACCGCTTCTTGGCAACCGGCGAGGAGACGGACGGCAAGTATGCGATGTGGGAAGCCATCGTGCCTCCAGGCGGCGGTCCTCCACCGCACGTTCACAGCCGGGAAGAAGAGTCGTTCCTGATCCTCGAAGGCGAGATCACGTTCACGGTTGGTGACGAGCGGATCGTCGCTACAGCAGGGACGTTTGCCAACATGCCGGTGGGTAGCCTGCACAGCTTTAAGAACGCCACGGACAAAACCGCACGAATGATAATCTCGGTTGCGCCTGCGGGACTTGAAAAGATGTTCCTTGAGGTCGGCGTGCCAGTTAAGTTGGGCGAGCAACCGCCACCGCCATCAAAGGCCGAGATCGAGAAGCTGCTGGCTGTGGCTCCGAACTATGGCGTGGAGATCAGAGTGCCGGGGCATTGA
- a CDS encoding alpha/beta hydrolase — MLILFLHGWQSIPGGVKPTYLKDHGHTVLNPALPDDDFTAALAIAQTEFDKHRPDIIVGSSRGGALAMNLEAGETPLVLLCPAWKQYGTAKTIRANSTILHSRADDVIPFADSEELVRNSRLPAYTLMETGNDHRLADPDSLEMMLEACRKSVEAPIIISRSFAEVISGFKSYMRNRLCGIVYAESNGQKKPRFEIGSGFVIEARGLYVLVTAGHVFERIARLHQDDRLIGVSLVVPSGPRSVAELSLYPEDLATAWYSLSSDFDIAFMCISPDLAQHLKTAGFWAVRRDLPDSLNATPAKRVLVGYGADGAHIHDEEVLFVVENNAVRPRIKSQLGAVPFKMVGLKDSASEDGVNFHAIPESEDVPTLAGLSGGIVIDVFVNQPIRNYAWVGVQSSQHTKVKDGREVVTKVKFTSSAAVAEMADKYASEILGEGCGAEG; from the coding sequence ATGCTCATCCTCTTTCTCCACGGCTGGCAATCCATCCCAGGCGGCGTCAAACCGACCTACTTGAAGGACCACGGTCACACCGTTCTGAACCCCGCCTTGCCCGACGACGACTTCACCGCCGCACTCGCCATCGCCCAGACCGAGTTCGACAAGCACCGGCCCGACATAATCGTGGGCAGCAGCCGTGGCGGCGCACTAGCAATGAACCTCGAAGCTGGGGAAACTCCACTCGTGCTGCTCTGCCCGGCGTGGAAGCAATACGGCACGGCCAAGACCATCAGGGCTAACAGCACAATCCTCCACAGCCGGGCTGATGACGTAATCCCCTTTGCCGACTCCGAAGAACTCGTGCGCAACAGCAGACTACCGGCCTACACTTTGATGGAAACGGGGAACGATCACAGGCTGGCTGACCCGGATTCGTTGGAGATGATGCTGGAGGCGTGCAGGAAATCTGTTGAGGCCCCCATTATCATCTCACGTTCGTTTGCTGAGGTCATCTCTGGTTTTAAGTCCTACATGCGTAATAGGCTTTGCGGGATCGTCTATGCAGAGTCGAACGGTCAGAAGAAGCCTCGCTTTGAGATTGGCTCTGGATTCGTAATCGAAGCCAGAGGGCTGTATGTGCTGGTGACGGCAGGCCATGTTTTCGAGAGGATTGCCCGATTGCACCAAGACGACCGACTCATCGGCGTCAGCCTTGTTGTGCCATCCGGGCCTCGAAGCGTTGCCGAATTGTCTCTTTATCCAGAGGACTTGGCGACCGCTTGGTATTCATTGTCGAGCGACTTTGACATCGCATTCATGTGCATCTCGCCTGATCTGGCGCAGCATCTCAAGACCGCTGGTTTTTGGGCCGTGCGACGAGATTTGCCTGATTCATTGAATGCCACACCAGCCAAGAGGGTCTTGGTGGGATACGGGGCCGATGGCGCTCATATTCACGACGAAGAAGTTCTATTCGTGGTTGAAAACAACGCAGTACGTCCTCGGATCAAGTCGCAACTGGGGGCAGTACCCTTCAAGATGGTAGGGCTAAAGGATTCAGCAAGCGAGGATGGAGTGAACTTTCACGCAATTCCAGAAAGTGAGGACGTACCAACATTGGCTGGATTGAGCGGAGGCATTGTAATCGACGTTTTCGTGAACCAGCCAATTCGCAACTACGCCTGGGTCGGCGTTCAAAGTTCACAGCACACCAAAGTGAAGGATGGTCGAGAGGTTGTGACCAAGGTGAAGTTCACTTCCTCTGCCGCCGTTGCGGAGATGGCCGATAAGTATGCGTCAGAGATTCTGGGAGAAGGATGCGGGGCGGAAGGCTAA
- a CDS encoding AlbA family DNA-binding domain-containing protein codes for MAPDFSKMTTDDLLQIIPPTETTEWEFKAAAIFDPSRFGEFKKQKLGKIVSSFANSGGGYLLLGKQDGVTTFDHVPTHEGRTTMEDHLSLVISQSVAPHYRNFEIRRLPISGRPNESVLVVEFFDSPAAPHQSVADVNYFYRLPGHSVPAPHFHLELLRGRLSKTILEVKEVQYVLTSVDHNQNQPLCLHVALNVTVENTSLLSATAWGLHLKQAHEYYGWSEESTRRYLFDGVCCHSDRSVLLPNEQITLTVRLKGEADPRQQFRQQWEGLARNLALEIRPVSQNFVGTPTQFEMFSSRHRLEDEITQFVRGR; via the coding sequence ATGGCTCCCGACTTCTCGAAGATGACCACGGATGATCTGCTCCAGATCATTCCGCCGACCGAGACGACGGAATGGGAGTTCAAGGCTGCTGCGATCTTTGACCCGTCACGATTCGGGGAATTCAAGAAGCAGAAGCTAGGGAAGATCGTTTCATCGTTCGCCAATTCAGGCGGCGGCTACTTGCTTCTTGGCAAGCAGGACGGCGTGACAACATTCGATCATGTGCCAACCCATGAGGGGCGCACCACGATGGAGGACCATCTGTCCCTAGTGATTTCCCAAAGTGTGGCTCCGCACTACCGAAACTTCGAGATTCGTCGCTTGCCCATCAGCGGCAGGCCGAATGAGTCGGTGTTGGTCGTTGAGTTCTTCGATAGCCCTGCTGCACCGCATCAGTCGGTGGCAGACGTGAACTACTTCTACCGACTGCCTGGGCATTCGGTTCCTGCTCCGCACTTCCACTTGGAGCTTCTTCGAGGGCGGTTAAGCAAGACTATTCTCGAAGTCAAAGAGGTTCAGTATGTCCTCACGTCCGTTGACCACAACCAGAATCAGCCTCTTTGTCTTCATGTCGCCTTGAACGTCACAGTCGAGAACACATCGCTTCTATCTGCCACAGCCTGGGGGCTTCACTTGAAGCAGGCCCACGAGTATTACGGGTGGTCAGAGGAATCGACTCGACGTTATCTATTCGACGGCGTTTGCTGCCACAGCGACCGGAGCGTCCTCCTACCAAATGAGCAAATCACCTTGACAGTCCGTTTGAAAGGCGAGGCCGATCCGAGGCAGCAGTTTAGGCAGCAGTGGGAAGGCTTAGCACGAAATCTTGCCCTGGAGATTCGTCCTGTCTCTCAAAACTTTGTCGGAACGCCAACCCAATTCGAGATGTTTTCCTCACGGCATCGGCTTGAGGATGAGATCACGCAGTTCGTCCGAGGCCGATAG
- a CDS encoding lipase family protein — translation MSRTTLVLVVIAVLLGVVGYGIYIAYSSPGREDTVDEGDRPGPKPPVVGPLEPLRMTWDSEAYSDWPVAELLASMSESSYEPPVDVDPVFRKLGFTQVMAVVDSSMIGYVASDSDVTVIVFRGTDNDVDWIVNLVAGSTQTPKGPIHKGFFNAYQPLKPQIVKLVKAAKSKHLWITGHSLGGALAVVCAYDLIENEKLEVDGVITFGQPMVAKPQLATHLDTVLLGRFAHYVNRNDIVARVPPNFSHFGSLVWFTDDGVKRSKAKRLAFGATGTDEPPKANVDEPKPLSDREFEQLKAQLRSENVEVKRSPDGTPIYEGNSTWVQDHGMEFYLEKIRGVSKGSDAGP, via the coding sequence ATGAGTCGAACCACACTTGTGTTGGTAGTAATCGCCGTGCTGCTCGGTGTCGTCGGCTATGGCATCTACATCGCCTACTCGTCGCCGGGACGAGAAGACACCGTTGATGAAGGCGACCGCCCTGGACCAAAGCCGCCCGTAGTAGGCCCACTCGAACCACTCCGAATGACCTGGGATTCGGAGGCATACTCCGACTGGCCGGTTGCAGAGTTGCTTGCCTCAATGAGCGAGTCTTCCTATGAGCCGCCTGTCGATGTCGATCCAGTCTTTCGTAAGCTGGGATTCACGCAGGTCATGGCGGTCGTGGATAGTTCAATGATCGGTTACGTGGCCTCAGATAGCGACGTAACAGTGATCGTCTTCCGAGGCACGGACAACGACGTGGATTGGATCGTCAATTTGGTTGCTGGCTCGACGCAGACACCCAAGGGGCCAATTCACAAAGGGTTCTTCAACGCCTACCAGCCGTTGAAGCCACAAATCGTGAAGCTCGTGAAGGCGGCAAAATCAAAGCACCTTTGGATCACGGGACATAGCCTTGGTGGCGCACTTGCTGTTGTCTGCGCCTACGACTTGATCGAGAACGAAAAGCTCGAAGTCGATGGCGTCATCACCTTCGGCCAGCCGATGGTTGCGAAGCCGCAACTGGCGACCCATCTCGACACCGTGCTGCTCGGAAGATTTGCCCATTACGTGAACCGCAACGACATCGTGGCACGAGTACCGCCAAACTTCTCGCACTTCGGATCGCTGGTTTGGTTCACAGATGACGGGGTTAAGCGGTCGAAGGCAAAGCGCTTGGCGTTTGGTGCAACGGGGACGGACGAACCGCCGAAGGCGAATGTCGATGAGCCAAAGCCACTTTCAGATCGGGAGTTCGAGCAGTTGAAGGCCCAACTGCGATCCGAGAACGTTGAAGTGAAACGATCTCCCGATGGAACGCCGATTTACGAAGGAAACTCGACCTGGGTGCAGGACCACGGGATGGAGTTTTATCTGGAGAAGATTCGAGGCGTCAGCAAAGGAAGTGATGCAGGTCCATAA